A stretch of the Arthrobacter stackebrandtii genome encodes the following:
- a CDS encoding VIT1/CCC1 transporter family protein produces the protein MKQSQDVARPRELSHTGEIAQRLNWLRAGVLGANDGIVSVAAVVVGVAGATSGTGPLLTAGMSALVGGAISMALGEYVSVSSQSDSQKHMIAAKQAELESAPQESLARLTRVYEEKGLSPATAAQVASELTGHDALGAHLQAELNLDEDEVVSPWHAAFASAIAFTTGAILPLLAILLPPDSIRVPVTFVAVLLALAVTGWIGATIGGGSRLKAAARVVAGGALALVATFLVGSLLGSSGLIG, from the coding sequence ATGAAGCAATCACAAGATGTGGCACGGCCGCGCGAGCTGTCCCACACGGGAGAAATTGCACAGCGCCTGAACTGGCTGCGGGCAGGGGTCCTGGGCGCCAACGACGGCATTGTCTCCGTGGCCGCCGTCGTGGTTGGTGTTGCCGGGGCAACAAGCGGCACCGGCCCCCTCCTCACCGCCGGCATGTCTGCCCTGGTTGGCGGGGCCATTTCCATGGCCCTGGGCGAATACGTCTCCGTCAGCAGCCAAAGCGACAGCCAAAAGCACATGATCGCGGCCAAGCAGGCAGAACTTGAGAGTGCACCGCAGGAGAGCCTGGCGCGGCTGACACGGGTGTACGAAGAGAAGGGCCTCTCCCCCGCAACGGCGGCACAGGTTGCCTCCGAGCTGACAGGGCATGACGCGCTTGGCGCCCACCTCCAGGCCGAACTAAACCTTGACGAGGACGAGGTTGTCAGCCCCTGGCACGCCGCATTTGCCTCGGCCATCGCCTTCACGACCGGTGCCATACTTCCCCTGCTTGCCATTCTGCTGCCGCCGGACAGCATCCGCGTCCCCGTCACTTTCGTTGCGGTTCTGCTGGCACTGGCGGTGACCGGCTGGATCGGGGCAACCATTGGCGGAGGCTCGCGGCTGAAGGCTGCGGCCCGGGTGGTTGCGGGCGGCGCACTTGCACTCGTGGCCACGTTCCTGGTGGGCAGCCTGCTGGGCTCCAGCGGACTGATCGGCTGA
- a CDS encoding aminoglycoside phosphotransferase family protein, with amino-acid sequence MTPRIEVPEALRRRHRQSAEGRHWLGKVPGYIDQALDQWALRLDLPPGGGPWHGHTGVVVPVLTADGLPAALKVAFPHDEALLEPLALELWGGSGAVRLLASDAVIGAILLERLDERRSLLQLPMEEAIPVWGAVMKELQIHPDARAEWRELPHIAATAERYSDELPQAWTELGEPFPRWLLEAALEVCHTRGAVGRRSSNDVLVHTDLHYENVLARRDGGSGYLAIDPQVQVGDAEFAVAPCLWNRIQDLPALDTEAALRRRASALSLAAGLDEDLAAAWAVLREVENALAYLSESLTHDAQRSLWVASTLAGRTLPGLPSAHELHRLY; translated from the coding sequence GTGACCCCACGCATTGAAGTTCCTGAAGCCCTGCGGCGCCGGCACCGCCAGAGCGCGGAGGGCCGGCACTGGCTCGGCAAGGTACCCGGCTATATTGACCAGGCCCTGGACCAGTGGGCGCTTCGCCTGGACCTGCCGCCCGGTGGCGGGCCGTGGCACGGGCATACGGGCGTTGTGGTGCCGGTGCTCACCGCCGACGGCCTGCCGGCCGCCCTGAAGGTGGCGTTTCCCCACGACGAGGCGCTGCTGGAACCGCTGGCGCTTGAGCTGTGGGGCGGTTCGGGTGCGGTGCGCCTGCTGGCCAGCGACGCCGTCATCGGGGCCATTCTGCTGGAACGGCTCGATGAACGGCGTTCCCTCCTGCAACTTCCCATGGAGGAGGCCATACCGGTCTGGGGCGCTGTGATGAAAGAGCTTCAGATCCACCCCGATGCCAGGGCCGAATGGCGGGAGCTGCCACACATCGCCGCCACGGCCGAACGGTACAGCGACGAACTGCCCCAGGCGTGGACGGAACTGGGCGAGCCTTTTCCCCGCTGGCTGCTGGAAGCCGCGCTGGAGGTCTGCCACACGCGCGGCGCCGTGGGCCGGCGCAGCAGCAACGACGTGCTGGTCCACACGGACCTGCACTATGAAAATGTGCTGGCCAGGCGCGACGGCGGATCCGGCTACCTTGCCATCGATCCGCAGGTCCAGGTGGGTGATGCTGAATTCGCGGTGGCCCCCTGCCTCTGGAACCGGATCCAGGACCTTCCGGCGCTGGACACCGAAGCTGCGCTGCGCCGTCGGGCATCCGCACTGTCACTGGCAGCCGGGCTCGATGAAGACCTTGCTGCTGCCTGGGCCGTGCTCCGCGAGGTGGAAAATGCGCTGGCCTACTTGTCGGAGTCCCTGACGCACGACGCCCAGCGTTCGCTGTGGGTGGCCAGCACCTTGGCCGGGCGGACCCTTCCCGGCCTGCCGTCCGCGCACGAATTGCACCGTCTGTACTAA
- a CDS encoding sulfite exporter TauE/SafE family protein — MVSGLEDITTATILLVIVAGFAAGWIDAVVGGGGLIQLPVMLMIPGISPVQALATNKMGSIFGTATSSVTYYRRVKPDMRTALPMAAVALVGSVGGAVVAASLPGEVFKPIIVAALVAVLLFTAFRPGMGAHTALRHAGRTHHVVAACIGGVIGFYDGLIGPGTGSFLVIAMVSLMGYAFLEASAKAKIVNLATNAGALMFFLPHGSLLWGVGLILGGANMAGGYLGARTAVKQGSRFIRIVFLVVVTALIIKLGIDVWHENISGN, encoded by the coding sequence ATGGTCTCCGGACTCGAAGACATCACCACCGCCACGATCCTGCTGGTCATTGTGGCGGGGTTTGCCGCGGGCTGGATCGACGCCGTCGTGGGCGGCGGCGGGCTGATCCAGCTGCCGGTGATGTTGATGATCCCCGGCATTTCCCCGGTCCAGGCCCTGGCCACGAACAAGATGGGCTCCATCTTTGGCACCGCCACGAGTTCGGTGACGTACTACCGGCGCGTGAAACCGGACATGCGCACGGCGCTGCCCATGGCCGCCGTCGCACTGGTGGGCAGTGTGGGCGGGGCCGTGGTGGCCGCCAGCCTGCCGGGTGAGGTGTTCAAGCCCATCATCGTGGCTGCCCTGGTTGCGGTGCTGCTCTTCACAGCGTTCCGGCCGGGCATGGGAGCGCACACGGCGCTGCGCCATGCGGGGCGCACCCACCATGTGGTGGCTGCCTGCATTGGCGGTGTGATCGGATTCTACGACGGCCTGATCGGACCCGGCACCGGCTCATTCCTGGTGATCGCCATGGTCAGTCTGATGGGCTACGCGTTCCTCGAAGCCAGCGCCAAGGCGAAAATCGTCAACCTCGCCACCAATGCCGGCGCCCTCATGTTCTTCCTGCCGCACGGCTCCCTGCTGTGGGGCGTGGGCCTGATCCTGGGCGGCGCCAACATGGCCGGCGGCTACCTTGGTGCGCGGACCGCCGTGAAGCAGGGCAGCCGGTTCATCCGGATCGTGTTCCTCGTGGTTGTCACGGCACTCATCATCAAACTGGGCATCGACGTGTGGCACGAGAACATCTCCGGCAATTAG
- a CDS encoding proline--tRNA ligase, with protein MALRLSTLFLRTLREDPVDAEVDSHKLLLRAGYIRRAAPGIYTWLPLGLRVLRKVEAIVREEMDAIGAQEVHFPALLPKEPYEATNRWLEYGDGIFRLQDRKGADYLLAPTHEEMFTLLVKDLYSSYKDLPLSLYQIQNKYRDEARPRAGLLRGREFIMKDSYSFDIDDAGLDASYMAHRGAYLRIFERLGLEVVPVAATAGAMGGSKSEEFLHPMAIGEDTYVRSAGGYAANVEAVTTVVPDDIDFSNAPAAVVRDTPETPTIDTLVAAANQLAPRAEGEWTAADTLKNVVLAIDLPTGERQIVIVALPGDRDVDLKRIEANIGVHLEVGGEVGVEAANEADLKKNPLLVKGYIGPGLALDAAVLGAEAASKLLYLVDPRVVSGSTWITGANEEGKHVFGLVAGRDFTWDGTIEAAQVREGDPAPDGSGPLEAARGIEMGHIFALGRKYAEALDLKVLDQNGKLAVVTMGSYGIGVTRAVAALAESNHDDKGLIWPANVAPADVHVVAVGRGEDIFATAAQLTAELETAGLEVIYDDRPKVSPGVKFGDAELIGVPTILAVGRGLADGVVEIKNRATGVAENIAVADAVKYILANR; from the coding sequence GTGGCACTTCGCCTTTCCACACTCTTTCTCCGCACCCTGCGTGAAGATCCCGTCGATGCTGAAGTGGACAGCCACAAGTTGCTGCTCCGTGCCGGCTACATCCGCCGCGCGGCCCCGGGCATCTACACCTGGCTGCCGCTGGGCCTGCGGGTGCTGCGCAAGGTTGAAGCCATTGTCCGCGAAGAGATGGACGCCATCGGCGCCCAGGAAGTCCACTTCCCGGCCCTGCTGCCCAAGGAACCCTACGAGGCCACCAACCGCTGGCTCGAATACGGCGACGGCATTTTCCGCCTCCAGGACCGCAAGGGCGCAGACTACCTGCTGGCCCCCACGCACGAGGAAATGTTCACGCTGCTGGTCAAGGACCTGTACTCCTCGTACAAGGACCTGCCGCTGAGCCTGTACCAGATCCAGAACAAGTACCGCGACGAGGCACGCCCCCGCGCCGGGCTGCTGCGCGGGCGCGAGTTCATCATGAAGGATTCCTACTCCTTCGACATCGACGACGCCGGCCTGGACGCCAGCTACATGGCCCACCGCGGCGCGTACCTGCGCATCTTCGAGCGCCTCGGCCTTGAGGTCGTCCCGGTGGCCGCCACGGCCGGCGCCATGGGCGGGTCCAAGAGTGAAGAATTCCTGCACCCCATGGCCATCGGCGAGGACACCTATGTCCGTTCCGCCGGTGGCTACGCAGCCAACGTTGAGGCCGTCACCACCGTGGTGCCCGACGACATTGACTTCAGCAACGCACCGGCAGCGGTTGTCCGCGACACCCCGGAGACGCCGACGATCGACACGCTCGTTGCGGCCGCAAACCAGCTGGCCCCGCGGGCCGAAGGCGAGTGGACGGCAGCGGACACCCTGAAGAACGTGGTCCTGGCCATCGACCTTCCCACCGGCGAACGCCAGATCGTCATCGTCGCCCTGCCGGGCGACCGCGACGTGGACCTCAAGCGCATCGAAGCCAACATTGGCGTGCACCTTGAGGTGGGCGGCGAAGTCGGCGTGGAGGCCGCCAACGAGGCAGACCTGAAGAAGAACCCGCTGCTGGTCAAGGGCTACATTGGGCCCGGCCTGGCCCTGGACGCCGCAGTGCTCGGTGCTGAAGCAGCCTCCAAACTGCTGTACCTGGTTGACCCCCGTGTTGTCTCCGGATCCACCTGGATCACCGGCGCCAACGAAGAGGGCAAGCACGTCTTCGGCCTCGTCGCAGGCCGCGACTTCACCTGGGACGGCACGATCGAGGCCGCCCAGGTCCGCGAGGGAGACCCCGCACCGGACGGCTCCGGACCGCTGGAAGCGGCACGCGGCATCGAAATGGGCCACATCTTCGCGTTGGGCCGCAAGTACGCCGAAGCCCTGGACCTGAAGGTCCTGGACCAGAACGGCAAGCTCGCCGTGGTCACCATGGGTTCCTACGGTATCGGCGTCACCCGCGCGGTCGCCGCCCTGGCCGAATCCAACCACGACGACAAGGGGCTGATCTGGCCCGCCAATGTGGCCCCCGCCGACGTGCACGTCGTGGCCGTGGGCCGCGGCGAGGACATCTTCGCAACGGCAGCACAGCTGACCGCCGAACTGGAGACTGCCGGCCTGGAGGTCATCTACGACGACCGCCCCAAGGTTTCCCCCGGCGTGAAGTTCGGCGATGCCGAGCTCATCGGCGTCCCGACCATCCTGGCCGTGGGCCGCGGACTGGCTGACGGCGTCGTCGAGATCAAGAACCGGGCCACCGGTGTTGCCGAGAACATTGCAGTTGCCGACGCAGTGAAGTACATTCTCGCCAACCGGTAG